In a genomic window of Bradyrhizobium ontarionense:
- the mobB gene encoding molybdopterin-guanine dinucleotide biosynthesis protein B, which yields MNVIGLAGWSGAGKTTLLTRLIPHLIAGGLRVSVIKHAHHKFDVDVPGKDSWRHREAGAEEVLVASGTRWALMRELRGAPEPTLADLLARMSAVDLVVVEGYKAGPHRKIEVHRAANGKPLLFPDDPGIVGIASDVDVETALPRVHLDDVPAIAALILQSAMPVADVLAPAGRG from the coding sequence ATGAACGTCATCGGCCTCGCCGGCTGGAGCGGCGCCGGCAAGACCACGCTGTTGACGCGCCTGATCCCGCATCTGATCGCCGGGGGCCTGCGCGTCTCCGTGATCAAGCACGCCCATCACAAGTTCGACGTCGACGTGCCGGGCAAGGATTCGTGGCGGCATCGCGAGGCGGGGGCCGAGGAGGTCCTCGTTGCGTCGGGCACGCGCTGGGCCCTGATGCGGGAATTGCGTGGCGCGCCTGAGCCCACGCTCGCCGATCTGCTCGCCAGGATGTCTGCGGTCGATCTCGTCGTCGTGGAAGGATACAAGGCCGGTCCGCATCGCAAGATCGAGGTGCATCGCGCCGCCAACGGCAAGCCGCTGTTGTTCCCCGATGATCCCGGCATTGTCGGAATTGCGAGCGATGTCGATGTTGAAACCGCCTTGCCGCGGGTCCATCTCGACGATGTCCCCGCGATCGCGGCGCTGATCCTGCAATCTGCCATGCCGGTTGCCGATGTGCTGGCGCCGGCCGGACGCGGATGA
- a CDS encoding extracellular solute-binding protein, with product MTGLFPARAQQHSIVVASTTSTQDSGLFGYILPLFKAKTGIDVKVVAQGTGQALDTARRGDADVVFVHAKAQEEQFLADGFGVKRYDVMYNDFVLVGPAGDPAGAKGHDILAALKAIAAKATPLVSRGDRSGTHQAELALWKQAGIDIAAQKGPWYREIGQGMGAALNTANAMNAYVLSDRGTWISFKNRGDLAILVEGDTHLFNQYGVMLVNPEKHPHVKKEAGQAFVDWLISAEGQAVIASYKIDGQQLFFPNAGR from the coding sequence ATGACGGGACTGTTTCCCGCCCGCGCACAGCAGCACTCGATCGTCGTGGCATCGACAACATCGACGCAGGATTCCGGCCTGTTCGGGTACATCCTGCCGCTGTTCAAGGCCAAGACCGGCATCGACGTGAAGGTGGTCGCGCAGGGCACCGGACAGGCGCTCGACACCGCCCGGCGCGGCGACGCCGATGTCGTATTCGTCCATGCCAAGGCGCAGGAGGAGCAATTCCTCGCCGACGGCTTCGGCGTCAAACGCTACGACGTGATGTACAATGATTTCGTGCTGGTCGGCCCTGCTGGCGATCCGGCCGGCGCCAAGGGGCACGACATTCTCGCTGCGCTGAAGGCGATCGCGGCCAAGGCCACGCCGCTCGTCTCGCGTGGCGACCGCTCCGGCACGCATCAGGCCGAGCTTGCGCTATGGAAGCAGGCCGGCATCGACATCGCCGCGCAGAAGGGGCCATGGTATCGCGAGATCGGGCAGGGCATGGGCGCAGCCCTCAACACGGCCAATGCCATGAACGCCTATGTGCTGAGCGATCGCGGCACCTGGATCTCGTTCAAGAACCGCGGGGACCTCGCGATCCTGGTCGAAGGCGACACCCATCTGTTCAACCAGTACGGCGTCATGCTGGTGAATCCGGAAAAGCATCCGCATGTGAAGAAGGAGGCCGGCCAGGCTTTCGTCGACTGGCTGATCTCGGCGGAAGGCCAGGCGGTGATCGCGAGCTACAAGATCGACGGCCAGCAGCTGTTCTTTCCCAACGCAGGACGTTGA
- a CDS encoding cation transporter, producing the protein MDATDPLRRTVLAVAALNLGYFGIEFAVATSIGSVALFADSVDFLEDASVNILIALALRWSPAQRAQLGKVLALILLAPALAGLWTAGEKFFTPSIPAPLPLTITGLGALIVNLGCALILARVRHHQGSLTKAAFLSARNDAFANIAIIAAGLVTASLWRAIWPDLIVGVGIAIMNADAAREVWEAAHEEHKAAQA; encoded by the coding sequence ATGGATGCGACCGATCCGTTGCGCCGCACCGTGCTTGCGGTCGCCGCGCTCAATCTCGGCTATTTCGGCATCGAGTTCGCCGTCGCGACGTCGATCGGATCGGTGGCGCTGTTCGCCGACAGCGTCGACTTTCTCGAGGACGCCTCCGTCAACATCCTGATCGCGCTCGCGCTGCGGTGGAGCCCGGCGCAACGCGCGCAGCTCGGCAAGGTGCTGGCGCTGATCCTGCTCGCGCCTGCACTCGCCGGACTGTGGACCGCCGGCGAGAAGTTCTTCACGCCGAGCATACCCGCGCCGCTGCCGCTCACGATCACCGGCCTCGGCGCCCTGATCGTCAATCTCGGCTGCGCGCTGATCCTGGCCCGCGTCCGCCACCATCAGGGAAGCCTCACCAAGGCGGCCTTCCTGTCGGCGCGCAACGACGCCTTCGCCAACATCGCCATCATCGCCGCCGGCCTCGTGACCGCCTCTCTGTGGCGCGCGATCTGGCCGGACCTGATCGTCGGGGTCGGCATCGCCATCATGAATGCCGACGCCGCGCGCGAGGTGTGGGAGGCGGCCCATGAGGAACACAAGGCCGCGCAGGCGTAG
- a CDS encoding ABC transporter substrate-binding protein: MQLIWLRRAAWVAAALVTTAAHAEISDNVVKIGVLSDMNGPASTPTGQGSVTAAQMAVDDFGGRVLDKPISVIVGDHQLKPDIGAAIARRWYDTEQVDLIVDVPVSAVGLAVQTIATEKKKLFITQSTGAADFHGKFCSPYAMQWVFDTRALATGTAKEVVKRGGDSWFFITDDYAFGHSLERDAASVVTANGGKVVGSVRPPFATPDLSSFILQAQASKAKIIGIAAGPPNNMNEIKTASEFGLLKGGQQMAALLALITDIHSLGLPAAQGLLLTTSFYWDMDDKTREWSKRYFAKMNRMPTMWQAGVYSAVTHYLNAIKAAGSDDPLAVAAKMRETPVEDFFARNGRLRADNLMVHDLVLAQVKSPEESKYPWDYYKILATIKGEDAFGPPDPACPMK; encoded by the coding sequence TTGCAGTTGATCTGGTTGAGACGCGCGGCGTGGGTCGCCGCGGCGCTGGTCACGACAGCCGCACACGCCGAGATTTCGGACAACGTCGTCAAGATCGGCGTGCTCAGCGACATGAACGGTCCGGCGTCGACGCCGACCGGACAGGGCTCGGTCACCGCGGCACAGATGGCGGTGGACGATTTCGGCGGCAGGGTTCTGGACAAGCCGATCAGCGTCATCGTCGGCGATCATCAGCTCAAGCCCGACATTGGCGCCGCGATCGCGCGGCGCTGGTATGACACCGAGCAGGTCGATCTCATCGTCGACGTGCCGGTCTCGGCCGTCGGCTTGGCGGTGCAGACCATCGCCACCGAGAAGAAGAAGCTGTTCATCACCCAGTCGACGGGTGCTGCCGATTTCCACGGCAAGTTCTGCTCGCCCTACGCCATGCAATGGGTGTTCGACACCCGCGCGCTGGCCACCGGCACGGCGAAGGAGGTCGTGAAGCGCGGCGGCGACAGCTGGTTCTTCATCACCGACGACTATGCCTTCGGCCATTCGCTGGAGCGCGATGCCGCCAGCGTCGTCACCGCCAATGGCGGCAAGGTAGTCGGCTCTGTCAGGCCGCCCTTCGCGACCCCCGATCTCTCCTCCTTCATCCTGCAGGCGCAAGCCTCCAAGGCCAAGATCATCGGCATCGCGGCCGGCCCGCCCAACAACATGAACGAGATCAAGACGGCGTCCGAGTTCGGCCTGCTCAAGGGCGGCCAGCAGATGGCGGCGCTGCTGGCGCTGATCACCGACATCCATTCGCTGGGGCTGCCGGCCGCGCAGGGTCTTCTGCTCACGACCTCGTTCTACTGGGACATGGACGACAAGACGCGGGAATGGTCGAAGCGCTATTTCGCCAAGATGAACCGGATGCCGACGATGTGGCAGGCCGGCGTCTACTCCGCCGTCACGCATTATCTCAACGCCATCAAGGCCGCCGGCAGCGACGATCCGCTTGCCGTGGCCGCGAAGATGCGGGAGACGCCGGTGGAGGATTTCTTCGCCCGCAACGGCAGGCTCCGCGCCGACAACCTGATGGTGCACGATCTCGTGCTGGCGCAGGTCAAGTCGCCGGAGGAGAGCAAATATCCGTGGGACTACTACAAGATCCTCGCGACCATCAAAGGCGAGGATGCGTTCGGCCCGCCTGATCCGGCGTGTCCGATGAAGTAG
- the mobA gene encoding molybdenum cofactor guanylyltransferase MobA: MTTDSIPGVLLAGGLARRMGGGDKPMRMIGGRTILARVIARLTPQCSRLILNANGDPARFAAFGLPIVADGVANFPGPLAGILAGLDWVAANMPSAQWMLSAAGDCPFLPRDLVARLAEACATERSALAVAASDGQSHPVIGLWQVALRDELRHALVVEDIRKIDRFTARYRLATVTWPTAPLDPFFNANTADDLAEAERLAALDD, from the coding sequence ATGACCACCGACTCGATTCCGGGCGTGCTGCTGGCGGGCGGTCTCGCGCGGCGGATGGGCGGCGGCGACAAGCCGATGCGCATGATCGGCGGCCGCACCATTCTGGCGCGCGTGATCGCGCGGCTGACGCCGCAATGCAGCCGGCTGATTCTCAACGCCAATGGCGATCCCGCGCGATTCGCGGCCTTCGGCCTGCCGATCGTGGCCGACGGCGTTGCCAATTTTCCCGGGCCGCTCGCCGGCATTCTCGCCGGGCTCGACTGGGTCGCCGCCAACATGCCATCGGCGCAATGGATGCTCAGCGCGGCCGGCGACTGCCCGTTCCTGCCGCGCGATCTCGTGGCGCGCCTCGCCGAGGCCTGCGCCACCGAGAGGTCTGCGCTCGCGGTGGCGGCCTCCGATGGCCAGTCGCATCCGGTGATCGGCCTGTGGCAGGTCGCCCTGCGCGACGAGTTGCGCCATGCGCTGGTGGTCGAGGATATCAGGAAGATCGACCGCTTCACCGCGCGCTACCGTCTCGCCACCGTGACCTGGCCCACGGCGCCGCTCGATCCGTTCTTCAACGCCAACACGGCCGACGACCTGGCCGAGGCGGAACGGCTCGCCGCGCTCGATGACTGA
- a CDS encoding ABC transporter permease, with protein sequence MAEHASAWELLVTGDPTLFAIVRLSLAVSLSAAALSALIGMPLGAGLALVGFPGRSAVVVALNAMMGLPPVVVGLAVYLLLSRSGPLGALGILFTPTAMIIAQTVLIVPIIAALTRQTVEDLWVEYRDELAAMAVGPRGRIVTLLWDARFSLLTALLAGFGRAAAEVGAVMIVGGNIDGFTRTMTTAVALETSKGNLPLALGLGLVLLVIVVGVNAAAWAMRAWSERQIG encoded by the coding sequence ATGGCCGAGCATGCCAGCGCCTGGGAGCTGCTTGTCACGGGTGATCCGACGCTGTTTGCGATCGTCCGCCTCTCGCTCGCCGTCAGCCTTTCTGCCGCAGCGCTGTCGGCGTTGATCGGCATGCCGCTCGGCGCGGGGCTTGCGCTGGTCGGGTTCCCGGGCAGGTCCGCCGTCGTCGTGGCGCTGAACGCGATGATGGGATTGCCGCCGGTGGTCGTCGGACTCGCGGTCTATCTGCTGCTGTCGCGTTCCGGCCCGCTCGGCGCATTGGGAATTCTGTTCACGCCGACGGCGATGATCATCGCCCAGACCGTCCTGATCGTTCCGATCATTGCCGCGCTGACGCGCCAGACGGTCGAGGATCTCTGGGTCGAGTACCGCGACGAACTGGCGGCAATGGCGGTCGGACCGCGCGGTCGTATCGTCACGTTGCTGTGGGATGCGCGCTTCAGCCTGCTCACGGCACTGCTGGCGGGCTTCGGCCGCGCGGCCGCCGAGGTCGGCGCGGTGATGATCGTCGGCGGCAACATCGATGGCTTCACGCGCACCATGACCACCGCGGTCGCGCTCGAGACCTCGAAAGGCAATCTGCCGCTCGCGCTCGGTCTTGGCCTCGTCCTTCTCGTCATCGTGGTCGGGGTGAACGCGGCCGCCTGGGCCATGCGTGCCTGGTCCGAACGGCAGATCGGCTAG
- a CDS encoding ABC transporter ATP-binding protein, producing MRGPVSELPLVLDGVSRRAGTTTILDRVSLSIGPGAPTLVVGPNGSGKTSLLRLCMGLDRPDAGRITWGGRADAGPQRRAFVFQRPVMLRRSVAANVDYALAQARVVSRERPSRIPDLLARVGLADLAERPARKLSGGEQQRLALARALARQPEIMFLDEPTASLDPAATRAVEDIVLMAARGGIKIVMTTHDLGQVRRLASDVVFLVRGGICERSPVIDFLDRPQTQEAAAFLRGDLVM from the coding sequence ATGCGTGGTCCCGTCAGCGAGCTTCCCCTGGTTCTCGACGGCGTGTCGCGCCGTGCGGGAACGACCACGATTCTCGATCGCGTGAGCCTGTCGATCGGGCCGGGCGCACCGACCCTGGTCGTTGGCCCGAACGGCTCCGGCAAGACCAGCCTGTTGCGGCTGTGCATGGGGCTCGATCGTCCGGACGCAGGCCGCATCACCTGGGGCGGCCGCGCCGATGCCGGGCCGCAGCGCCGCGCGTTCGTGTTCCAGCGGCCGGTCATGCTGCGGCGGAGCGTGGCGGCCAATGTCGACTATGCGCTGGCGCAGGCCCGCGTCGTCAGCCGCGAGCGGCCTTCCCGCATTCCCGATCTGCTCGCGCGCGTCGGGCTCGCGGACCTCGCCGAGCGGCCGGCCCGCAAGCTGTCCGGCGGCGAGCAGCAGCGGCTGGCTCTGGCGCGCGCGCTGGCGCGGCAGCCCGAGATCATGTTCCTGGACGAGCCGACCGCGAGCCTCGATCCCGCGGCCACGCGTGCGGTCGAGGACATCGTGCTGATGGCGGCGCGGGGCGGGATCAAGATCGTCATGACCACCCACGATCTCGGCCAGGTGCGGCGGCTTGCCAGCGACGTCGTCTTCCTCGTGCGTGGCGGGATTTGCGAGCGCAGCCCCGTCATCGACTTTCTCGACCGCCCGCAGACACAGGAAGCCGCAGCCTTCCTGCGCGGCGATCTCGTGATGTGA
- a CDS encoding molybdopterin molybdotransferase MoeA, whose translation MAQLSDDCFAFGGPLMSVDDAVGIVTAKVRAVTETERVPLHAADGRVLATDIVAPLPLPPFTNSAVDGYAVRARDLPAQGEAIFAVTGRVPAGRAAPQPIPPAHAIRIFTGAPMPPDADTVFMQEDVRLEADGRVALPAGLKPGANVRPAGEDVAAGVVALKAGQRLRPQHVATVAAFGLAGVEVRRRIRVAVFSTGDELASPGTARAPAQLYDSNRFMLLAMLKRLGCEVSDLGIFSDERAPLAAALQEVAGRHDLLLTTGGVSTGEEDHVKAAVESVGSLVLWRMAIKPGRPVAMGIIAGTPFIGLPGNPVASFVTFVHVVRPTVLALAGALPERLLPIPVRAGFTYKKKAGRREYVRVTLRKAADGTLEALKFPREGAGLLSSLIETDGLVELDEDTIRVEPGQSVGFLAYAELI comes from the coding sequence ATGGCGCAACTTTCCGATGACTGCTTTGCCTTCGGTGGCCCGTTGATGTCGGTCGATGACGCCGTCGGCATCGTCACCGCCAAGGTGCGGGCGGTCACGGAAACCGAGCGCGTTCCGCTTCATGCCGCCGATGGTCGCGTCCTCGCGACCGACATCGTGGCGCCGCTGCCGTTGCCCCCCTTCACCAACTCCGCGGTCGACGGCTACGCCGTGCGCGCCCGCGATCTGCCGGCCCAGGGGGAGGCGATCTTTGCCGTGACGGGCCGTGTGCCCGCCGGCCGCGCGGCGCCGCAGCCGATCCCGCCCGCGCACGCAATCCGCATCTTCACCGGCGCGCCGATGCCGCCCGACGCCGACACCGTGTTCATGCAGGAGGATGTCCGCCTCGAAGCCGATGGCCGCGTCGCCCTGCCGGCGGGGCTCAAGCCCGGCGCCAATGTCCGCCCGGCCGGCGAGGACGTCGCAGCCGGCGTCGTCGCACTCAAGGCGGGGCAGCGCCTGAGGCCGCAGCATGTCGCGACAGTCGCCGCTTTCGGTCTTGCCGGGGTCGAGGTCCGCCGCCGCATTCGCGTCGCCGTCTTCTCCACTGGCGATGAACTGGCGTCGCCAGGCACCGCGCGGGCGCCGGCGCAGCTCTATGACTCCAACCGCTTCATGCTCCTGGCGATGCTGAAACGACTCGGCTGCGAGGTATCGGATCTCGGCATCTTCAGCGACGAGCGTGCGCCGCTCGCGGCTGCGTTGCAGGAGGTCGCCGGCCGGCACGATCTTCTGCTCACCACAGGCGGCGTTTCGACCGGCGAGGAGGACCATGTCAAGGCGGCGGTGGAAAGCGTCGGCTCGCTGGTGCTGTGGCGGATGGCGATCAAGCCGGGGCGGCCGGTTGCAATGGGGATCATCGCGGGCACCCCGTTTATCGGACTGCCCGGGAACCCGGTTGCGAGCTTCGTGACCTTCGTGCACGTGGTGCGTCCGACCGTGCTCGCGCTTGCCGGCGCTCTGCCGGAGCGGCTGCTGCCAATCCCGGTCCGTGCGGGCTTCACTTACAAAAAGAAGGCGGGACGCCGGGAATATGTCCGCGTGACGCTGCGCAAGGCCGCCGACGGAACCCTGGAAGCCCTCAAGTTCCCGCGCGAAGGTGCCGGCCTGCTGTCGTCCTTGATCGAGACCGACGGGCTCGTCGAGCTCGACGAGGACACGATCCGGGTCGAGCCCGGGCAGAGCGTCGGATTCCTCGCCTATGCCGAACTGATCTGA
- a CDS encoding formate dehydrogenase accessory sulfurtransferase FdhD, which produces MTNSASSRATPPAPVILPNPDDPRLTERVTGIDQTGARVEIKVPVERPLTLYLNAQEIVTMMTIGDYPEYLALGYLLNQNMLKYDDVVTEVEHDDDLQVVVVRTEHHTNFEAKLKKRTQTSGCAQGTAFGDLMEAIESIVLPQAELRTSWLYQMTQTINTMPSLYLEAGAIHGCALCEQGTPVCYTEDVGRHNAVDKIAGWLYRHGVDPADKIMYTTGRLTSEMVIKTVRMGIPILVSRSGFTAWGVDLARQVGLTLVGRARGKRFIALSGEKRIVYDQDLAYVEEESARHRRKGEGGDD; this is translated from the coding sequence ATGACGAATTCCGCCAGCTCGCGCGCAACACCTCCGGCTCCCGTCATCCTGCCGAACCCCGACGATCCGCGCCTGACGGAGCGTGTGACGGGCATCGACCAGACCGGCGCGCGGGTCGAGATCAAGGTCCCCGTCGAACGTCCCTTGACGCTGTATCTCAACGCGCAGGAGATCGTCACGATGATGACGATCGGCGACTATCCCGAGTATCTGGCGCTCGGCTACCTGCTCAACCAGAACATGCTGAAATACGACGACGTCGTGACCGAGGTGGAGCATGACGACGATCTCCAGGTCGTGGTGGTGCGCACCGAGCACCACACCAATTTCGAAGCGAAGTTGAAGAAGCGGACGCAGACCTCGGGCTGCGCCCAGGGAACGGCCTTCGGCGACCTGATGGAGGCGATCGAGAGCATCGTGCTGCCGCAGGCGGAGCTCAGAACCTCCTGGCTGTACCAGATGACGCAGACGATCAACACCATGCCCTCGCTCTATCTCGAGGCCGGCGCCATCCATGGTTGCGCGCTGTGCGAACAGGGCACGCCGGTCTGCTACACCGAGGACGTCGGCCGCCATAACGCGGTCGACAAGATCGCCGGCTGGCTCTATCGCCACGGCGTCGATCCCGCCGACAAGATCATGTACACGACGGGACGGCTGACATCGGAGATGGTGATCAAGACGGTGCGGATGGGCATTCCGATCCTGGTGTCGCGCTCCGGGTTCACGGCCTGGGGCGTCGATCTGGCGCGCCAGGTCGGGCTGACCCTGGTCGGCCGCGCCCGCGGCAAGCGCTTCATCGCGCTCTCCGGCGAGAAGCGCATCGTCTACGACCAGGACCTCGCCTATGTCGAAGAGGAATCGGCGCGGCACCGCCGCAAGGGTGAGGGAGGCGACGATTGA
- a CDS encoding sulfurtransferase TusA family protein translates to MTTTRLDLTGLKCPLPALKTRKALKALKAGERIEVRCTDPLAVIDIPNLIRETGDRIEILDRNESSILFLIEKTTALPG, encoded by the coding sequence ATGACCACGACCAGATTGGACCTCACCGGGCTGAAGTGCCCGCTGCCGGCGCTCAAGACCCGCAAGGCATTGAAGGCGCTCAAGGCGGGAGAGCGTATCGAGGTCCGCTGCACCGATCCGCTGGCGGTGATCGACATTCCGAACCTGATTCGGGAGACCGGAGACCGGATCGAGATCCTTGACCGCAACGAGAGCAGCATCCTGTTCCTGATCGAGAAGACGACGGCGCTGCCGGGCTGA
- a CDS encoding TAXI family TRAP transporter solute-binding subunit, whose protein sequence is MKSLRMLGVAVALLFGSAAAQQGGSAISKLTISLGTATPGGGFPLYGDAFATVMNAADAGLVIVPRNTKGSNENIPLLEQGELDLGLVAGEPAYQAFMGIDRPKTPLKILTAIFSSPGLFVVRADSSYRSIRDLVGQTVVFGAKGSGLPIMSRYMLDGLGLKQDEDFKAIYLDRAGDGPAMVLDGRAAALWGAGVGWPGFAAMAKAPGGARFIAPSAEEIAQVRAKHGFLKALTVPAGSYSGQDAAINSIGSWSYVLVRESLPDDVAYRLAKTLHGAEAALCRTLAQACETTAANTVAAAPDLALIHPGVMRYLREIGAAK, encoded by the coding sequence ATGAAGTCGTTGCGGATGCTGGGCGTTGCCGTCGCGCTGCTGTTCGGCAGTGCCGCAGCGCAGCAGGGAGGGAGCGCCATCAGCAAGCTCACGATCAGCCTCGGGACAGCGACGCCAGGCGGCGGCTTCCCGCTCTATGGCGATGCCTTCGCCACGGTCATGAATGCCGCCGATGCCGGGCTCGTGATCGTCCCGCGCAACACCAAGGGCAGCAACGAGAACATTCCGCTGCTGGAGCAAGGCGAGCTCGATCTCGGCCTCGTCGCCGGCGAGCCGGCCTATCAGGCCTTCATGGGCATCGACCGCCCGAAGACGCCGCTGAAGATCCTGACCGCGATTTTTTCCAGCCCGGGCCTGTTCGTGGTGCGCGCCGACAGCTCCTACCGCAGCATCCGCGATCTCGTCGGCCAGACGGTCGTGTTCGGTGCGAAAGGCTCGGGCCTGCCGATCATGTCGCGCTACATGCTCGACGGGCTCGGCCTGAAACAGGATGAGGACTTCAAGGCGATCTATCTCGACCGTGCCGGCGACGGTCCGGCCATGGTGCTGGACGGCCGCGCCGCGGCGCTGTGGGGCGCCGGCGTCGGCTGGCCCGGTTTCGCGGCGATGGCCAAGGCACCGGGCGGCGCCCGCTTCATCGCGCCTTCTGCGGAGGAGATCGCGCAGGTGAGGGCGAAGCACGGCTTCCTCAAAGCCCTGACGGTGCCCGCCGGCAGCTATTCCGGGCAGGACGCGGCGATCAATTCGATCGGGTCCTGGAGCTACGTCCTGGTCCGCGAGAGCCTGCCCGACGACGTCGCCTACCGGCTGGCGAAGACGCTGCATGGCGCGGAAGCTGCGCTATGCAGGACGCTGGCGCAGGCCTGCGAGACCACGGCCGCCAACACCGTGGCGGCGGCGCCCGATCTCGCGCTAATCCACCCAGGCGTGATGAGATATTTGAGGGAGATCGGTGCCGCCAAGTGA
- a CDS encoding Bug family tripartite tricarboxylate transporter substrate binding protein gives MKWARALLAGLVAAACLVIQPAAAAYPDHPIRWLIGFSPGGPVDIVARIMAQWLSDRLGQQVVVENRTGSGGNIAAAAMINSPPDGYTLLFVAPNNAISTSLYKKLPYDFIRDTVPVASIMQLTNMLVVSNDVPAKTVKEFIDYCHANPGKIAFASSGNGTSVHMAAELFKAMTKCDMLHVPYRGSALAFPDIISNKVQLIFDNLPTALEQSRGGSVRALGVTSPQRWPTVPEVPAIADTLPGYESVGFYGISAPKGTPPEIVDLLNKAVGEALKDPKLVARLTETGGIPRAMTPAEFGKLVADETEKWRKVVEFAGVSVD, from the coding sequence ATGAAGTGGGCGCGTGCATTGCTGGCCGGCCTTGTGGCCGCGGCCTGCCTGGTGATACAGCCGGCCGCGGCGGCCTATCCGGACCATCCGATCCGCTGGCTGATCGGCTTCTCCCCGGGCGGCCCGGTCGACATCGTCGCCCGCATCATGGCGCAATGGCTGTCCGACCGCCTCGGTCAGCAGGTCGTCGTCGAGAACCGCACCGGCTCGGGCGGTAACATCGCGGCCGCCGCCATGATCAATTCGCCGCCCGACGGCTATACGCTGTTGTTCGTCGCGCCGAACAACGCGATCAGCACCTCGCTCTACAAGAAGCTGCCCTACGACTTCATCCGCGACACCGTGCCGGTCGCGAGCATCATGCAGCTCACCAACATGCTGGTGGTCAGCAACGATGTGCCGGCCAAGACGGTGAAGGAGTTCATCGACTACTGCCATGCCAATCCCGGCAAGATCGCCTTTGCCTCGTCGGGCAACGGCACATCGGTGCACATGGCAGCGGAATTGTTCAAGGCGATGACGAAGTGCGACATGCTGCACGTGCCCTATCGCGGCTCGGCGCTGGCCTTTCCCGACATCATTTCCAACAAGGTGCAGCTGATCTTCGACAATCTGCCGACCGCGCTGGAGCAGTCGCGCGGCGGCAGCGTGCGCGCGCTCGGCGTCACCTCGCCGCAGCGCTGGCCGACCGTGCCGGAGGTGCCCGCCATCGCCGACACCCTGCCGGGCTACGAATCGGTCGGCTTCTACGGCATCTCCGCGCCGAAGGGGACGCCGCCGGAGATCGTCGACCTGCTCAACAAGGCGGTCGGCGAAGCCCTGAAAGATCCCAAGCTGGTGGCGCGGCTGACCGAGACCGGCGGCATCCCGCGCGCGATGACCCCGGCCGAGTTCGGCAAGCTCGTCGCCGACGAGACCGAGAAATGGCGCAAGGTGGTGGAATTCGCCGGAGTCTCGGTGGATTAG